One Ricinus communis isolate WT05 ecotype wild-type chromosome 2, ASM1957865v1, whole genome shotgun sequence DNA segment encodes these proteins:
- the LOC8273437 gene encoding protein CHUP1, chloroplastic isoform X3, translating into MPQEEDESLIIYLKKELEASLIRNDSLEKENQELRQEVNRLKAQISSLKAHDNERKSMLWKKLQNSNDNSKNDAIQQKTSDFVKVSEQSAEHSCQRPITQESAARKERQLPSPPPKLPSPMSPPLKEVHQNKLPPKSAPPPPPPPSKTFIGSKSVRRVLEVVEFYRFLTKKNANLENKGNSVTTPVTAFTLNMIGEIENRSSHLSAIKSDVEKRREFINYLIKEVETATFKDISQVEKFVKWLDVELNSLVDERAVLKHFPEWPERKADALREAAFNYRDLRNLDSEVLSFEDNPKEPLTKAVGKMQALQDRRACWRIVLTMQKGQGKVRSRGTGISRFPGNGCWTQG; encoded by the exons ATGCCACAGGAAGAGGATGAATCCTTGATCATCTACCTCAAGAAAGAACTCGAAGCATCTCTGATAAGGAATGATTCActggagaaagaaaatcaggAATTAAGACAAGAAGTAAACCGTCTGAAAGCACAGATAAGTTCCCTCAAAGCACATGATAATGAGAGGAAATCTATGCTTTGGAAGAAGTTACAGAACTCCAATGACAACTCTAAAAATGACGCAATTCAACAGAAGACATCAGATTTTGTCAAAGTCTCAGAACAGAGCGCAGAACATTCATGTCAACGGCCAATTACGCAAGAATCAGCAGCCAGAAAGGAAAGGCAATTACCGAGCCCACCACCAAAGCTACCGTCGCCAATGTCTCCCCCTCTGAAAGAAGTTCATCAGAATAAATTGCCACCTAAGTCTGCACCGCCACCGCCACCGCCACCATCAAAGACGTTTATTGGGTCGAAATCAGTGCGCCGCGTGCTGGAAGTTGTGGAGTTCTATCGTTTCCTTACAAAGAAAAATGCCAACCtggagaacaaaggcaattcTGTAACTACTCCAGTAACGGCATTCACACTGAACATGATTGGAGAAATCGAGAACCGATCCTCTCACCTTTCTGCT ATAAAATCAGATGTGGAAAAACGCAGAGAATTCATTAATTACTTGATCAAGGAAGTGGAGACTGCCACCTTTAAGGATATATCGCAAGTGGAAAAATTTGTGAAATGGCTGGATGTTGAACTGAATTCCCTTGTTGATGAAAGAGCAGTACTGAAGCATTTCCCAGAGTGGCCGGAACGAAAAGCAGATGCTCTACGAGAAGCTGCTTTCAACTATCGGGACCTGAGAAACCTTGATTCAGAGGTTTTGTCATTTGAAGACAATCCAAAAGAGCCCTTGACAAAAGCTGTCGGAAAGATGCAAGCACTGCAAGACAGGCGAGCAT GTTGGAGAATAGTGTTAACAATGCAGAAAGGACAAGGGAAAGTACGATCAAGAGGTACAGGGATTTCCAGATTCCCTGGGAATGGTTGCTGGACGCAGGGTTGA